The Desulfonatronum thiosulfatophilum DNA segment CGCAAGACCGTGGACGGCGGCGGCGTCTATCTCTGTCCCGGGTTTGTCGAGGCCCACATTCACATCGAATCCACCCTGCTCGCGCCGCCGGTCTTCGCCGGGGTCGCGGCGGCCAGGGGCACGGCCGCGGTGGTCTGTGACCCTCATGAGATCGCCAATGTTCTCGGGGTGGAGGGCATCGAGTATGTTCTCCAGTCCACGCGGGATTTGCCGATCTCCATCTACTGCATGTTCCCCTCCTGCGTTCCAGCCACGCACCTGGAAAACTGCGGAGCCAGACTGGGCGTTGTAGAAATGCAATTTCTTATAAACAAGTACCCCGGCCGATTCCCTGGACTGGGGGAGATGATGAACTTCCCGGGAGTGATTCACGGTGATCCGGACGTGCTGGCCAAGCTGGAGCTGGCCAGGGATCTGGTCATCGACGGACATGCTCCCGGACTGACGGGCATGGACTTGAACGCCTATATCGTGGCCGGGCCGGGCAGCGACCATGAATGCGTGCAGTTGGAGGAAGCCAGGGAAAAGCTGCGCAAGGGAATGCACGTCATGATCCGGCAGGGGACGTCTGAACACAACATTGCCGAGTTGCTGCCCATGGTCACGGATAGCAACTGGCCGGGTTTCTCCCTTGTTTCCGACGATCGCCATCCCGGAGACTTGGCCAGACTGGGCCACATGGACGAAAATTTGCGACGAGCCGTGCAGTTGGGGCTCGAACCGGTCCGAGCCGTACAGATGGCGACCATCAACCCGGCCCGCTATTTCGGCCTCAAGCACAGGGGGGCGATAGCTCCGGGTTACCGGGCCGATCTGGTTCTGGTGGAGGATTTGAAAGACTTCAAAATCAACAAGGTTTACCTGGGCGGCGTTGCCCTGGAGGAATGCTCCTTCAACGCCGCGGTCGCTCCGCCCGGCAACTCCATGCACATCCGGAAACTGAACGAGCACTCCTTCGCCATTCCCGCGAACGGAACAACGGCACGGGTCATCGAGATCGTTCCCGGGCAGATCGTCACCAATGCAGCTTTGGGGCGTCCCGTAATTCACGACGATCTGGCTCTGGCCGATCCGTCCTCCGACCTGGCAAAGCTGGCCGTTGTGGAGCGCCACCGAGCCACGGGCAATATCGGTCTGGGGTTCGTGCGCGGATTGGGGATGCAGCGCGGAGCCCTGGCCTCCACCGTGGCCCATGACTCGCATAATCTGATCACCGCCGGAACCAATGACGCGGACATGCTCGTCGCAGCCCGCGCGGCACAAGACATGGGCGGCGGGCTGGTGGCGGTGCGGGACGGCAATGTCCTGGCGGCTCTGCCGCTGCCAATAGCCGGCCTGATGAGCGACAAGCCCCTGGAGGAGGTGGTCCGGGCCATGGAAAAGCTGTCTACGGCCTGCGAAGACATGGGCCTGACCCACCCCAATCCCTTCATGGTCCTCTCCTTCCTGGCCCTGCCGGTCATTCCGGAACTGAAGCTGACGGACAAGGGACTGGTGGACGTCAACCGGTTCGAACTGGTGGGGCTATGGGCTGACTGAGCCAAGGCAATTGCCAAATTCGGAGTGGGTTTTAAACCCGGAATTGGAGGGTCGGATTTGCAAGTTTGACAATAACACTTGTTGCTCGGGCGATAGATAAATGTTCAGCGTGAGGGAACCGTATCCATGACAACCCTGCTCGTCGGGTTCGATTCAGCATGGACCCCCACCAACTCCGGTGCCCTCGTCGGGGCGCTTCGAACTGATGACGGGAAGTTCCGGGGACTCGGCTCGCCGCAGGTGGTGAACTACAGCAAAGCTGAAGGCACGATTCTTGGCTGGCAGTCACAGCATAATCCGGAGGCAACGATCGTGCTGATCGATCAGCCGACGATCGTGAAGAACGCCTCGGGTCAGCGACCAGTCGAGAACCTTGTCGGGTCGCCGGTGAGCCGTCGGTACGGCGGGATGCAGCCAGCAAACACAACCAAAAAGGAGATGTTTGGCGAGGATGCACCGGTTTGGCGGTTTCTGGCCCGGTTCGGCGGTCCCGCGAATCCCCTTGAACAGCTGACGGGAACGTGGGTGATCGAGACCTACCCTGTGCTGGCAATGATCGCGCTTGGATGGACGCTGCCGGATTTACGCCCTACAGGGCGGCTGCCCAAGTACAACCCCGAGCGGAGGAAGACCTTTTCGATCTCCGACTGGCGGCACGTCTGCCAACGAGCGTCGAGCGCACTCCAAGTGCGTGGACTTTCGGGGATCGCTACATGGCTCGACGGCGTTGCTCAGAGCAATGCGCCACGGAAGTGTGATCAGGACGGTCTGGATGCTTGTATCTGCCTTCTTGCCGCACTGCACCTAGTCGAGACGAGAGAGTGCATGATGGTCGGGAGTTTGGACACGGGTTACATCGTGGTGCCTCACGCAGATAGTCTGTACACGGAACTTCACGCTCGCTGTGAACAAACTAGTCGAACGGCATCGGAGTGGGTACGGTTATTCAGTCTGACAACGATCTCAGGAGCACTGCCGGGGCCGTCCGGTAACAGCATGCAGCGGACGGAGAGATAACAGTGGTTCTCGAAAAATTTCTTCTCGTCCGCAGGCCTCTACGTGGCCGCTGATACAAGACCATCACACCGCTTTCCTCCTGCCATGAACGCCGAAACCGAACTCCAAACCCTGATCGCCACCATGAAGCCGTCCCTTCATGCGCAGCCTTATGTCTTCTGTTCCATCGATGAAGTTGTTTTCGCTAGGCTTCCCTTCATTCCGCTGGGTACGTTTCACGAACCGGAAGGCGTAACGATTATCGCCACCCGGGAGCAGGCCAGTGACAGCGGCTTGGAATTCGATATGTCCTGGGCTTGCGTCACGCTGGAAGTGCGTTCGTCGCTCATGGCGGTCGGCTTCCTGGCGCTCATTACGGCCCGCCTTGCCCGTACGGGCATCAGCGTCAAACCGGTTTCGGCCTTCCAGCATGATCAACTGTTCGTCCCCTGGTAAATGAAAGAGCACGCCTTGGCCGAACTCATCGAACTGAGCCACTCGCGCTGTGAGAACATGCGTAATGCCATACGCATTTTTAAAGCTCGTTTCCGAGGGTGAGGCTGATGTCAGAGAAGGGCGTGTTGAAAGCCAGGAAGAAGTTCAAAATATTGAGAGTGGGTTGCAGTTAATAAAAGCATGAACGAGGAACTCGATTGCGGCGAAAGACCGAAGCCGGATTGGACAGACAGCATTACCGTGGGAACCAGTGCATTTGTGGAGAGCGTTCAGGTGAAGCTTGAATAAGGCGGTTGGGAGAAGAATCCTTGAAAACGGCACCAACCCACGATATGTGCTTCGTGAGACACCATAACTCTTACAATGCGCACTTTGAGGACGAAGTTGGGTTCTAAAACAGAGTGGCCCTTTTTTTTAAATTTTTTATTTTGAATTCGGAGCGTTATGTCATGTCGGACCCGAAAAAAATCGAATAAATATAGCGGCTATGCTCTGATCTGACGTTATCACTGGATCAACCCTAACCATCATCCGGAGTCACGATGGCAAAGTTTCTGAACACAAGTGCGACAAATTACTTCCTTGAAGAACTCATAAAGAGCGCCAGGGACCGGCTCATCCTCATCAGCCCGTTTCTTCGTCTAAATGACAAAATCAAGGAACTTCTCGAAGACAAAAACCGCCTCAAGATTGATGTTCGCGTCGTTTATGGCAAGAGCGAGTTACAGCCTGAAGAAATCAACTGGCTGAGGGAGCTTACCTACCTCCGAACAAGTTTTTGCAAGAATCTTCACGCGAAGTGCTATCTTAATGAAGAGCTTTCCATAATCACGAGCCTGAATCTCTACGAGTTCAGCCAAGTGAACAACAACGAAATGGGGGTTCTCATTCGGCGCTCAGAAGATCCGGAACTCTACAAAGACTCCTATGAAGAAGCACAGCGTATAATCCGTATCAGCGATGAAATTCGCATTTCCATTGAAACCGTCGAAAAAGAAGCGGAGGCCTCTGTCGAAGGGGAGGACTCGACGCCCAATAAACTGACTACATCAAAGCTGGCCAAGATTGTTGGAGTCAAGACCAACGAACTA contains these protein-coding regions:
- a CDS encoding phospholipase D family protein; its protein translation is MAKFLNTSATNYFLEELIKSARDRLILISPFLRLNDKIKELLEDKNRLKIDVRVVYGKSELQPEEINWLRELTYLRTSFCKNLHAKCYLNEELSIITSLNLYEFSQVNNNEMGVLIRRSEDPELYKDSYEEAQRIIRISDEIRISIETVEKEAEASVEGEDSTPNKLTTSKLAKIVGVKTNELTERLVKAGYLEVRDGKNYITAKGKEAGGEFRMSPKYGPYFLWPESLQP
- a CDS encoding DUF429 domain-containing protein — its product is MTTLLVGFDSAWTPTNSGALVGALRTDDGKFRGLGSPQVVNYSKAEGTILGWQSQHNPEATIVLIDQPTIVKNASGQRPVENLVGSPVSRRYGGMQPANTTKKEMFGEDAPVWRFLARFGGPANPLEQLTGTWVIETYPVLAMIALGWTLPDLRPTGRLPKYNPERRKTFSISDWRHVCQRASSALQVRGLSGIATWLDGVAQSNAPRKCDQDGLDACICLLAALHLVETRECMMVGSLDTGYIVVPHADSLYTELHARCEQTSRTASEWVRLFSLTTISGALPGPSGNSMQRTER
- the ade gene encoding adenine deaminase, with protein sequence MEKQQTMIAAARGRSLADLLITNIQLVNTLSGEIHPANVAVRDGVVLGFEDYPARKTVDGGGVYLCPGFVEAHIHIESTLLAPPVFAGVAAARGTAAVVCDPHEIANVLGVEGIEYVLQSTRDLPISIYCMFPSCVPATHLENCGARLGVVEMQFLINKYPGRFPGLGEMMNFPGVIHGDPDVLAKLELARDLVIDGHAPGLTGMDLNAYIVAGPGSDHECVQLEEAREKLRKGMHVMIRQGTSEHNIAELLPMVTDSNWPGFSLVSDDRHPGDLARLGHMDENLRRAVQLGLEPVRAVQMATINPARYFGLKHRGAIAPGYRADLVLVEDLKDFKINKVYLGGVALEECSFNAAVAPPGNSMHIRKLNEHSFAIPANGTTARVIEIVPGQIVTNAALGRPVIHDDLALADPSSDLAKLAVVERHRATGNIGLGFVRGLGMQRGALASTVAHDSHNLITAGTNDADMLVAARAAQDMGGGLVAVRDGNVLAALPLPIAGLMSDKPLEEVVRAMEKLSTACEDMGLTHPNPFMVLSFLALPVIPELKLTDKGLVDVNRFELVGLWAD
- a CDS encoding ACT domain-containing protein; translation: MAADTRPSHRFPPAMNAETELQTLIATMKPSLHAQPYVFCSIDEVVFARLPFIPLGTFHEPEGVTIIATREQASDSGLEFDMSWACVTLEVRSSLMAVGFLALITARLARTGISVKPVSAFQHDQLFVPW